A genomic window from Prochlorococcus sp. RS04 includes:
- a CDS encoding YciI family protein codes for MPFFVKTEIIKKEYLINNDLKRKIINEHIDWVKKLKTQGINIKSGFLVDELNRPGDGGLLILEMNNYRNALKIIKNDPMIKNDLVEWKLNEWVDPNK; via the coding sequence ATGCCTTTCTTTGTAAAAACTGAAATTATAAAAAAAGAATACTTAATTAATAATGATTTAAAACGTAAAATAATTAACGAACATATTGATTGGGTAAAAAAATTAAAAACACAGGGAATTAATATAAAAAGTGGATTTTTGGTAGATGAGTTAAATAGGCCGGGTGACGGCGGATTACTTATTCTTGAGATGAATAACTATAGAAATGCACTAAAAATAATTAAGAATGATCCAATGATTAAAAATGATCTAGTTGAATGGAAATTAAATGAGTGGGTTGATCCAAATAAATGA
- the gltB gene encoding glutamate synthase large subunit, giving the protein MGESIKRIVGPYQDSYSPNGIIGEKDACGVGFIANIKGVESNWILKQSLKGLNCMEHRGGCGGDSDSGDGAGILCSIPWGYLEEKINLKNNQESNRGLGMIFMPNKQEKIELCKSICDQEAEKLKVNKTSWRKVPVNYEILGPLAKANAPFICQWILYIAKKDHQDVERLLFQLRKRIEKKIRETFKNDVGDCEFYFASLSSQTVVYKGMVRSEILSEFYQDLKEESFKVSFSVYHRRFSTNTLPKWPLAQPMRFLGHNGEINTLLGNINWAKASETHIDDFWGELSNEIKPIVDVNKSDSSNLDATLEINIRSGQPITDSLLKLVPEAFRDQPELEQRDDIKAFYEYSASLQEAWDGPALLVFADGNFVGATLDRNGLRPARYSVTNDGFVIMGSETGVVDLEEERVIEKGRLGPGQMLAVDFHQNRILRNWEVKSEAAQRHDYKNLFSNRTIKIENNEWVKDCKLKDLELLQQQTAYGFSAEDNDLILDSMASLAKEPTYCMGDDIPLAVLSSKPHILYDYFKQRFAQVTNPPIDPLREKLVMSLEMHLGERCTPFEIKDAKPFVHLQSPILNEVELISIKKSKIKSQTISSLFDLEEGIEGLENQLKAICKQSELSIKEGCSLIIISDKGINPKKTFIPPLLAVGAIHHYLLKKEIRLKASLIIETGQCWSTHHLACLIGYGASAVCPWLTFEAGRHWLKHPKTQKLIDSKKINPLSTVDVQENIKKALEDGLRKILSKIGISLLSSYHGAQIFEAVGLGSDLIKIAFDGTTSRIAGITLKELTNETLSIHTKAYPEIDIKKLEFLGFVQFRNNGEYHSNNPEMSKVLHSAVKQGPGYDHFETYKKLISNRPTTSLRDLLTINSTRKSIPLEEVESVESICKRFCTGGMSLGALSREAHEVLAVAMNRIGGKSNSGEGGEDPARFNVLNDIDENTQSATLPFIKGLENGDTACSAIKQIASGRFGVTPEYLRSGKQLEIKMAQGAKPGEGGQLPGPKVDSYIAKLRNSKPGVALISPPPHHDIYSIEDLAQLIHDLHQVHPKAKVSVKLVSEIGIGTIAAGVSKANADVIQISGHDGGTGASPLSSIKHAGLPWELGVAEVHKSLLENNLRERVILRTDGGLKTGWDVVIAALLGAEEYGFGSVAMIAEGCIMARVCHTNKCPVGVATQKEELRKRFKGIPENVVNFFLYIAEEVRQIMSSIGVSNMEELIGNQEFLSARNIDLPKTSNIDLSSLVNEHSTTDRSWLKHLKTAHSNGSVLEDEFLSDTKFIDSIKNHEILNKEIEIKNTDRSVCAKISGEIAELHGNTGFKGKINLNFKGYAGQSFGAFLLKGMNVQLIGEANDYVCKGMNGGILTIIPPKINEISSEQVILGNTCLYGATGGKLFALGKSGERFAVRNSGATAVTEGAGDHCCEYMTGGKVVILGSTGRNIGAGMTGGIAFIIDENNDLSNKVNKEIVSIHQITSSKQENILLEILREYQAKTNSLKAAKIIENWSHFKSTFKLIVPPSEEEMLGIKKM; this is encoded by the coding sequence ATGGGAGAGAGTATCAAAAGAATCGTTGGCCCATATCAAGATAGTTATTCCCCAAATGGAATAATTGGGGAGAAAGATGCGTGTGGAGTTGGTTTCATAGCAAATATTAAAGGGGTCGAAAGCAATTGGATCCTTAAACAGTCCCTTAAAGGGCTTAACTGCATGGAACATAGAGGAGGTTGTGGAGGAGATAGTGATTCAGGAGATGGAGCGGGAATTTTATGTTCAATTCCATGGGGATATCTAGAAGAAAAAATTAATCTAAAAAATAATCAAGAGTCTAATAGAGGTTTAGGCATGATTTTTATGCCTAATAAACAAGAAAAAATTGAATTATGCAAATCGATATGTGATCAAGAAGCAGAAAAATTAAAAGTCAACAAAACATCTTGGAGAAAAGTACCTGTTAATTATGAAATCTTAGGTCCTTTAGCTAAAGCAAATGCTCCATTCATCTGTCAGTGGATTTTATATATAGCTAAAAAAGATCATCAGGATGTTGAAAGGCTTTTATTTCAATTAAGGAAAAGAATTGAGAAAAAAATAAGAGAAACTTTTAAAAATGATGTTGGGGATTGTGAATTTTATTTTGCCTCACTAAGTTCTCAAACAGTTGTTTATAAAGGTATGGTTCGCTCTGAAATATTATCCGAGTTTTATCAAGATCTAAAAGAAGAGAGTTTTAAAGTTTCATTTTCTGTTTATCATCGTAGATTTAGTACTAATACACTTCCAAAATGGCCGCTAGCTCAACCCATGAGATTTTTGGGTCATAATGGCGAAATAAATACTCTCTTAGGTAATATCAACTGGGCTAAGGCTTCAGAAACACATATAGATGATTTTTGGGGAGAGTTATCTAATGAAATCAAGCCTATTGTAGATGTAAACAAAAGTGATTCATCAAATCTTGATGCAACCCTTGAAATCAATATTCGTTCAGGTCAGCCCATTACTGACTCATTATTAAAACTTGTTCCTGAAGCATTTAGAGATCAACCAGAACTTGAGCAGAGAGATGATATAAAAGCTTTTTATGAATATTCTGCAAGCCTGCAAGAGGCTTGGGATGGTCCAGCACTCCTTGTATTTGCTGATGGAAATTTTGTCGGAGCAACGCTTGATAGAAATGGCCTAAGACCAGCAAGATATTCAGTCACAAATGATGGTTTTGTAATAATGGGTTCTGAAACAGGAGTAGTAGATCTTGAAGAAGAAAGAGTAATAGAAAAAGGGCGATTAGGACCAGGACAAATGTTGGCAGTTGATTTTCATCAGAATAGAATCCTAAGAAATTGGGAAGTAAAATCTGAAGCCGCTCAAAGGCATGATTATAAAAATCTTTTCAGTAATAGAACTATCAAAATTGAAAATAATGAATGGGTTAAAGACTGCAAACTAAAAGACCTTGAGTTGTTGCAACAACAAACTGCATACGGGTTTTCAGCGGAAGATAATGACCTTATCTTAGATTCAATGGCTTCATTAGCTAAAGAGCCTACATATTGCATGGGCGATGACATCCCATTAGCAGTTCTTTCATCTAAGCCACATATTTTATACGACTACTTTAAGCAAAGATTTGCGCAAGTTACTAATCCTCCTATTGACCCTCTGAGAGAAAAACTTGTAATGAGTTTAGAGATGCATCTAGGAGAAAGATGTACACCATTTGAAATTAAAGATGCTAAACCCTTTGTTCATTTACAAAGTCCGATTCTTAATGAGGTAGAACTCATTTCCATCAAAAAATCAAAAATTAAATCACAGACAATTTCAAGTTTGTTTGATTTAGAAGAAGGTATTGAAGGCTTGGAGAACCAATTAAAAGCAATCTGTAAACAGAGTGAGCTGTCTATAAAAGAAGGTTGCTCTTTAATTATCATTTCTGATAAGGGAATTAATCCTAAAAAGACTTTTATACCTCCTTTACTTGCTGTTGGAGCAATTCATCATTATCTTCTTAAAAAAGAAATCAGGCTAAAAGCTTCTCTAATAATTGAGACTGGTCAATGCTGGAGCACACATCACTTAGCTTGTTTAATTGGATATGGAGCAAGTGCAGTTTGCCCTTGGTTGACCTTCGAAGCAGGTAGACACTGGTTAAAACATCCAAAAACACAAAAACTCATTGATAGCAAAAAAATAAATCCATTATCAACAGTTGATGTTCAAGAAAATATTAAAAAAGCTTTAGAAGACGGTCTAAGAAAAATTCTCTCAAAAATAGGCATCTCACTTTTATCTAGTTACCATGGTGCACAAATTTTTGAAGCTGTAGGCCTTGGATCTGACTTAATAAAAATTGCCTTTGATGGCACAACAAGTCGTATAGCAGGCATAACACTAAAAGAATTAACTAATGAAACACTTTCAATACATACGAAAGCCTATCCAGAGATCGATATAAAGAAATTAGAATTTTTAGGATTTGTACAATTTAGAAATAATGGAGAATATCATTCCAATAACCCAGAGATGTCCAAGGTTTTACATTCAGCGGTAAAACAAGGACCAGGATACGATCATTTTGAAACTTACAAAAAACTTATTAGTAATAGACCGACAACATCTCTTAGAGATTTACTAACAATTAATTCAACAAGAAAAAGTATTCCATTAGAGGAAGTTGAAAGTGTTGAATCAATTTGCAAAAGGTTCTGTACAGGGGGAATGAGTTTAGGTGCTTTATCCAGAGAAGCGCATGAAGTTTTAGCAGTTGCAATGAATAGAATTGGTGGAAAAAGTAATAGTGGAGAAGGAGGAGAAGATCCAGCTCGTTTTAATGTTTTAAATGATATCGATGAAAATACTCAGTCAGCGACGTTGCCATTTATTAAAGGCTTAGAGAATGGAGACACCGCATGCTCAGCTATTAAACAAATAGCATCAGGAAGGTTTGGAGTTACACCTGAATATCTAAGAAGTGGTAAACAACTCGAAATTAAAATGGCTCAAGGTGCAAAACCCGGAGAGGGGGGACAATTACCTGGTCCAAAAGTTGATTCTTACATCGCAAAACTAAGAAATAGTAAACCTGGGGTAGCTTTAATATCTCCTCCCCCGCATCATGATATTTATTCAATTGAAGATTTAGCTCAACTTATCCACGACTTACATCAAGTTCATCCAAAAGCGAAAGTAAGCGTTAAACTTGTTTCTGAAATTGGTATAGGCACTATTGCTGCTGGAGTAAGCAAAGCTAATGCAGATGTAATTCAAATATCAGGCCATGACGGAGGTACAGGTGCTTCACCCCTGAGTTCTATTAAACATGCAGGTTTACCATGGGAACTTGGTGTTGCTGAGGTTCATAAATCTCTCTTAGAGAATAACTTACGCGAAAGAGTAATTTTGAGAACTGATGGAGGTCTTAAAACAGGCTGGGACGTAGTTATTGCAGCTTTACTAGGCGCTGAAGAATACGGTTTTGGTTCTGTAGCGATGATTGCTGAAGGATGCATAATGGCTCGGGTTTGTCATACAAACAAGTGTCCTGTTGGAGTTGCCACACAAAAAGAAGAATTAAGAAAAAGATTTAAAGGTATTCCAGAAAATGTCGTCAATTTTTTCTTGTATATTGCTGAAGAAGTAAGACAGATTATGAGTAGTATCGGTGTCTCTAATATGGAAGAACTGATTGGTAATCAAGAATTTCTTTCTGCAAGAAATATCGATCTTCCAAAAACTTCTAATATTGATCTTTCTTCTTTAGTAAATGAACACTCAACCACTGATAGATCATGGTTAAAACACTTAAAAACTGCCCATAGTAATGGTTCTGTATTAGAAGACGAGTTTTTGTCTGATACTAAATTTATAGATTCAATTAAAAATCACGAAATATTAAACAAAGAAATTGAGATAAAAAATACCGATAGAAGTGTTTGTGCGAAAATATCAGGCGAAATCGCAGAACTTCATGGCAACACTGGCTTCAAAGGCAAAATCAACTTAAATTTCAAAGGATATGCAGGACAAAGCTTTGGTGCCTTTTTATTGAAGGGAATGAATGTTCAATTAATCGGAGAAGCTAATGATTATGTTTGTAAAGGAATGAATGGAGGCATACTCACAATTATTCCACCAAAAATAAATGAAATCTCCTCCGAACAAGTTATTTTAGGAAACACCTGTCTTTATGGAGCAACAGGTGGAAAATTATTTGCATTAGGAAAATCGGGAGAAAGATTTGCGGTTAGAAATAGTGGTGCTACAGCGGTAACAGAAGGAGCAGGTGATCATTGTTGTGAATATATGACTGGTGGGAAAGTAGTTATACTAGGTTCCACAGGAAGGAATATTGGTGCAGGCATGACCGGTGGAATAGCTTTTATAATCGATGAAAATAATGATTTAAGTAACAAAGTAAATAAAGAAATAGTAAGCATTCATCAAATAACTTCATCCAAACAGGAAAATATCTTATTGGAAATTCTTAGAGAATATCAAGCAAAAACAAATAGCTTAAAGGCTGCCAAAATAATTGAAAATTGGTCTCATTTTAAGAGTACTTTCAAATTAATTGTTCCCCCAAGCGAAGAAGAGATGCTTGGTATAAAAAAAATGTAA
- the rpsL gene encoding 30S ribosomal protein S12: MPTISQLVGSERKRLTKKTKSPALKACPERRGVCTRVYTSTPKKPNSALRKVARVRLTSGFEVTAYIPGIGHNLQEHSVVLLRGGRVKDLPGVRYHIIRGTLDTAGVKDRRQSRSKYGAKAPKD; encoded by the coding sequence ATGCCCACCATCTCACAATTAGTAGGTTCAGAAAGAAAACGTCTGACAAAGAAAACAAAATCTCCTGCATTAAAAGCTTGCCCTGAGAGAAGAGGGGTATGTACAAGAGTCTATACATCAACACCAAAGAAGCCAAATTCAGCTTTGAGGAAAGTTGCTAGGGTTAGATTAACTTCTGGTTTTGAGGTAACTGCTTATATTCCTGGGATTGGACATAATTTGCAAGAACATTCTGTAGTACTACTTAGGGGTGGAAGAGTCAAGGATTTGCCAGGAGTTAGATATCATATAATAAGGGGAACTTTAGATACGGCTGGAGTCAAAGATAGACGTCAATCCAGATCTAAGTATGGAGCAAAAGCTCCAAAAGATTAA
- the rpsG gene encoding 30S ribosomal protein S7, whose protein sequence is MSRRNAAVKRPVLPDPQFNSRLASMMISRLMKHGKKSTAQRILSDAFSLISERTGGNAVELFETAVKNATPLVEVRARRVGGATYQVPMEVRQDRGTAMALRWLVTFSRARNGKSMSQKLAGELMDAANETGSAVKKREDTHKMAEANKAFAHYRY, encoded by the coding sequence ATGTCACGTCGTAATGCAGCGGTAAAAAGACCAGTTCTGCCTGATCCTCAATTTAATAGTCGTCTTGCTTCAATGATGATTTCTCGATTGATGAAACATGGTAAAAAATCTACAGCTCAAAGAATATTGTCTGATGCGTTTTCTTTAATAAGCGAAAGAACAGGTGGTAATGCAGTGGAATTATTTGAAACAGCTGTAAAAAATGCTACTCCTCTTGTCGAGGTAAGAGCTAGAAGAGTTGGTGGTGCAACATATCAAGTACCTATGGAAGTGCGCCAAGATAGGGGAACGGCTATGGCATTAAGATGGCTTGTTACATTCTCTCGCGCAAGAAATGGAAAAAGCATGTCCCAAAAACTTGCTGGAGAGTTGATGGATGCAGCAAATGAAACAGGCAGTGCCGTTAAAAAAAGAGAAGATACTCATAAAATGGCAGAAGCTAATAAAGCTTTTGCGCATTACAGATATTAA
- the fusA gene encoding elongation factor G, with amino-acid sequence MARDFPLERVRNIGIAAHIDAGKTTTTERILFYSGVVHKIGEVHDGAAVTDWMDQERERGITITAAAISTSWQDHRINIIDTPGHVDFTIEVERSMRVLDGVIAVFCAVGGVQPQSETVWRQADRYSVPRMVFVNKMDRTGADFLKVNKQIKDRLKANALPIQLPIGAEGDLTGIIDLVANKAYLYKNDLGTDIEEAPIPSDMEDEASEWRLKLMESVAENDEELIEIFLETGELSEEQLKKGIREGVLKHGLVPVLCGSAFKNKGVQLVLDAVVDYLPAPVDVKPIQGVLPSGKEDVRPSDDNAPFSALAFKVMSDPYGKLTFVRMYSGVLSKGSYVMNSTKDAKERISRLVILKADEREEVDELRAGDLGAVLGLKNTTTGDTLCNTEDPIVLETLFIPEPVISVAVEPKTKGDMEKLSKALTALSEEDPTFRVSTDPETNQTVIAGMGELHLEILVDRMLREFKVEANIGAPQVSYRETIRSSSKGEGKYARQTGGKGQYGHVIIEMEPAEVGKGFEFVNKIVGGAVPKEYIGPASNGMKETCESGVLAGYPLIDVKVTLVDGSFHDVDSSEMAFKIAGSMAFKDGVKKCNPVLLEPMMKVEVESPDDFLGSVIGDLSSRRGQVEGQSVDDGLSKVQAKVPLAEMFGYATQLRSMTQGRGIFSMEFANYEEVPRNVAEAIISKNQGNS; translated from the coding sequence TTGGCACGCGACTTTCCCCTAGAACGAGTAAGGAACATAGGTATAGCCGCTCATATTGATGCAGGTAAGACAACAACAACTGAAAGAATTTTATTTTATTCAGGTGTAGTTCATAAAATAGGAGAGGTTCATGATGGTGCTGCAGTAACAGATTGGATGGATCAAGAAAGAGAAAGAGGAATAACTATTACTGCGGCTGCAATATCTACTAGTTGGCAAGATCATAGGATTAATATTATTGATACTCCTGGACACGTTGACTTTACTATTGAAGTTGAAAGATCAATGCGTGTCTTGGATGGAGTCATAGCTGTATTTTGCGCAGTTGGTGGAGTTCAGCCTCAATCCGAAACGGTTTGGCGTCAAGCGGATAGATACTCTGTTCCAAGAATGGTTTTTGTTAATAAAATGGACAGAACTGGTGCGGATTTTTTAAAGGTTAATAAGCAAATTAAAGATCGACTAAAGGCAAATGCACTTCCAATCCAGTTACCTATTGGTGCTGAAGGTGATCTTACAGGCATTATTGATTTAGTAGCCAACAAAGCATATCTTTACAAAAACGATTTAGGTACTGATATTGAAGAAGCACCAATCCCATCTGACATGGAGGACGAAGCTTCTGAATGGAGATTAAAGTTAATGGAAAGTGTTGCAGAAAATGATGAAGAGTTAATAGAAATATTTCTCGAAACCGGAGAATTATCTGAAGAGCAACTTAAAAAAGGTATTAGAGAAGGAGTTTTAAAACATGGATTGGTTCCAGTATTATGCGGTTCAGCTTTTAAAAATAAAGGTGTCCAACTTGTATTAGACGCTGTAGTTGATTACTTGCCAGCTCCAGTTGATGTGAAACCAATACAAGGTGTTTTGCCAAGTGGCAAAGAAGACGTTAGACCTTCAGATGATAATGCTCCTTTCAGTGCATTAGCATTCAAAGTGATGTCAGATCCCTATGGGAAATTAACTTTTGTAAGAATGTATTCAGGTGTTCTTTCAAAGGGAAGTTACGTAATGAATTCTACTAAGGATGCTAAAGAGAGAATTTCTAGATTAGTGATTCTTAAGGCTGATGAAAGAGAGGAGGTTGATGAATTGAGGGCTGGGGATTTAGGTGCTGTATTAGGCCTGAAGAACACAACAACTGGTGACACTTTGTGTAACACAGAAGATCCAATAGTTTTGGAGACATTGTTTATCCCTGAACCTGTTATCTCTGTAGCTGTTGAGCCAAAAACTAAAGGCGATATGGAAAAATTATCAAAAGCATTAACTGCTTTGTCTGAAGAGGATCCAACATTCAGGGTAAGTACAGATCCTGAGACAAATCAAACTGTTATTGCAGGTATGGGTGAGTTACACTTAGAAATCCTTGTTGATAGGATGTTAAGGGAATTTAAAGTTGAAGCAAATATAGGAGCTCCACAAGTTTCATATAGAGAAACTATTAGGTCTAGTTCTAAAGGTGAAGGTAAATATGCAAGACAGACTGGAGGTAAAGGTCAATATGGTCATGTGATTATTGAAATGGAACCTGCTGAAGTTGGTAAAGGTTTCGAATTTGTAAACAAAATTGTTGGTGGAGCTGTACCAAAAGAGTATATTGGACCTGCATCTAATGGAATGAAAGAGACCTGTGAATCTGGTGTTCTTGCCGGTTATCCACTCATTGATGTAAAAGTAACACTAGTCGATGGTTCATTCCACGATGTAGACTCATCTGAAATGGCCTTCAAAATTGCAGGTTCCATGGCTTTTAAAGACGGGGTTAAAAAATGCAATCCTGTCCTTTTAGAGCCTATGATGAAAGTTGAGGTTGAAAGCCCTGACGATTTTCTTGGATCTGTAATTGGTGATCTCTCTTCCAGAAGAGGTCAAGTAGAAGGACAATCTGTTGACGATGGATTGTCTAAGGTACAGGCCAAAGTGCCCTTAGCCGAAATGTTCGGTTATGCCACTCAACTCCGATCAATGACTCAAGGTCGGGGTATATTTTCGATGGAGTTCGCAAATTATGAAGAAGTTCCTCGTAATGTTGCTGAAGCTATCATTTCCAAGAATCAGGGCAACTCCTGA
- the tuf gene encoding elongation factor Tu, with protein MAREKFERNKPHVNIGTIGHVDHGKTTLTAAITNVLAKKGQAQAQDYGDIDGAPEERERGITINTAHVEYETEGRHYAHVDCPGHADYVKNMITGAAQMDGAILVCAATDGPMAQTKEHILLAKQVGVPALVVALNKCDMVDDEEIIELVEMEIRELLDSYDFPGDDIPIVQVSGLKALEGDSTWESKIEELMKAVDASIPEPEREVDKPFLMAVEDVFSITGRGTVATGRIERGKVKVGEEVEIVGIRDTRITTVTGVEMFRKLLDEGMAGDNVGLLLRGVQKEDIERGMVLVKKGSITPHTQFEGEVYVLKKEEGGRHTPFFAGYRPQFYIRTTDVTGQITAFTSDDGSNVEMVMPGDRIKMTGELICPVAIEQGMRFAIREGGRTIGAGVVSKILK; from the coding sequence ATGGCTCGCGAGAAGTTCGAAAGAAACAAACCACATGTCAACATAGGTACTATTGGCCATGTTGATCATGGAAAAACAACACTAACAGCTGCTATTACAAATGTATTAGCCAAAAAAGGTCAAGCACAAGCTCAAGACTATGGAGACATTGATGGTGCTCCTGAAGAAAGAGAGCGTGGCATTACCATTAATACAGCTCATGTTGAATATGAAACTGAAGGCAGACATTATGCTCATGTCGATTGCCCAGGACATGCTGATTATGTGAAAAACATGATCACAGGGGCCGCCCAGATGGATGGAGCTATTCTAGTTTGTGCAGCTACAGATGGTCCTATGGCTCAAACTAAAGAGCATATTCTTTTAGCTAAACAGGTTGGAGTTCCGGCTCTTGTAGTTGCTCTTAATAAATGCGATATGGTCGATGATGAAGAAATTATTGAACTTGTCGAAATGGAAATTAGGGAACTGTTAGATAGTTATGACTTCCCCGGAGATGACATTCCTATAGTTCAAGTTTCAGGTTTAAAAGCACTCGAAGGCGATTCTACTTGGGAATCAAAGATTGAAGAATTAATGAAAGCAGTTGATGCTAGCATCCCTGAGCCAGAAAGAGAAGTTGATAAACCATTCTTGATGGCAGTTGAAGACGTTTTCTCGATTACTGGTAGAGGAACTGTTGCTACTGGAAGAATTGAGAGAGGTAAAGTTAAGGTTGGAGAAGAAGTAGAAATAGTTGGAATAAGAGATACAAGAATAACAACTGTTACTGGAGTTGAAATGTTCCGAAAACTTCTTGACGAAGGTATGGCTGGCGATAATGTTGGTTTACTTTTACGGGGTGTACAAAAAGAAGATATTGAGAGAGGAATGGTTCTTGTGAAGAAAGGATCTATTACCCCGCATACTCAGTTTGAAGGGGAAGTTTATGTTCTCAAAAAAGAAGAGGGTGGAAGACATACTCCTTTCTTTGCAGGATATAGACCACAGTTCTACATCAGAACAACTGATGTGACAGGTCAAATAACTGCATTTACTTCAGATGATGGCTCTAATGTTGAAATGGTTATGCCAGGAGACCGAATTAAGATGACTGGAGAATTAATTTGTCCAGTAGCTATTGAACAAGGCATGCGATTCGCTATACGTGAAGGCGGACGTACTATCGGTGCTGGGGTTGTTTCTAAAATACTCAAATAA
- the rpsJ gene encoding 30S ribosomal protein S10 — protein MTASIAQQKIRIRLKAFDRRMLDLSCDKIIQTADTTSASAIGPIPLPTKRKIYCVLRSPHVDKDSREHFETRTHRRIIDIYNPSAKTIDALMKLDLPSGVDIEVKL, from the coding sequence ATGACTGCATCAATTGCACAACAAAAAATAAGAATAAGGCTCAAAGCATTTGATAGAAGAATGCTTGATCTATCTTGCGACAAAATAATCCAAACTGCTGATACTACTTCTGCCTCAGCAATAGGTCCAATACCTTTACCTACAAAAAGGAAAATTTATTGTGTCCTAAGATCACCACATGTTGATAAAGATTCTAGAGAGCATTTTGAAACAAGAACACATCGAAGAATAATAGATATCTACAATCCTTCTGCAAAAACTATTGATGCTTTAATGAAACTAGATCTCCCTAGTGGTGTAGATATAGAAGTTAAACTTTAA
- a CDS encoding LON peptidase substrate-binding domain-containing protein, with the protein MGELSVRELPLFPLPEVVLFPQEVLPLHIFESRYRIMLQSVLESDSMFGVIKWDPTTKSMANVGCCAQILKHQTAEDGRSNIITLGQQRFQVLEITRSTPFCSAMVSWISDNNIDDLQKLDSLKDSVKEALSDVINLTSKLTNTKKNLPDKLPDNPMDLSFWIGAHLGGPVAEEQQRLLEERNTFTRLQREYEMLDHTRKQLAARTALKESFPDIKEN; encoded by the coding sequence ATGGGAGAACTCTCAGTAAGGGAATTACCTCTATTTCCTTTGCCAGAGGTAGTCCTTTTTCCTCAAGAAGTATTGCCTTTACATATTTTTGAATCGAGATATAGGATTATGCTCCAATCCGTTCTTGAAAGTGATTCTATGTTTGGAGTGATTAAGTGGGATCCAACCACTAAAAGTATGGCTAATGTTGGATGTTGTGCACAAATTTTAAAACATCAAACTGCAGAGGATGGGAGAAGTAATATTATCACTCTCGGCCAACAAAGATTTCAAGTTTTAGAAATTACCCGTTCGACGCCATTTTGTTCTGCGATGGTTAGTTGGATTAGTGATAATAATATTGATGATTTGCAAAAATTAGATTCTTTAAAAGATTCAGTAAAAGAAGCACTTAGTGATGTTATTAATTTAACGAGTAAGTTAACTAATACTAAGAAAAATTTACCTGATAAATTACCTGACAACCCAATGGATTTATCATTTTGGATAGGAGCTCATTTGGGCGGCCCTGTTGCGGAAGAACAGCAAAGACTCCTTGAGGAGAGAAATACTTTTACTCGTTTGCAAAGAGAATATGAAATGCTTGATCATACAAGAAAACAACTTGCAGCAAGAACAGCATTGAAAGAGAGTTTTCCTGATATAAAAGAAAATTAA